The following is a genomic window from Salinibacterium sp. UTAS2018.
GACACGACGAGCGGCCTCGTCGATAGCCAGGCCGATGAGAGCCGTGTTGGCACCGAGGGTATCCGCCGTGCGGGGGAACTGCCCCTCGGGCAAAACGTGGACGAAAGGCTCATCGGCGTACGCGGTCTCCCACGCTTCGCGCACCTGAGCGGCAGTAACACCGTCAGCAAGTTTCGCTGTGGTCGTGGCGAGGATTCCCCGCGACATCGGCACCAGCATCGGGGTGAATGAGACGGTGACGCTCGCAGCGCCCGCAACCTTCAAGTTCTGAGCGATCTCGGGAGTATGGCGATGAGTGCCGCCCACGGCATACGCCGAGGCTGAGCCCATCATTTCACTCGCCAGCAGATTCACTTTGAGGCTCTTGCCCGCGCCAGAAGGGCCGACAGCCAGCACTGCAACGATGTCTTCGGCCTCGATGAGAGAGGAACGGATGCCGGGGGCGAGAGCCAGCGTGATCGCGGTGACATTGCATCCGGGCACCGCGATACGCTTCGACCCGGTGAGCGCCTGCCGTTGCGTGCCGCCGGCGGCATGCAGCAGTTCGGGCATCCCGTAATCCCAGGCACCGAAGTATTCACCGCCATAGAACGCAGCCCAGTCATCGGGGCTCGTCAGGCGGTGGTCGGCGCCACAGTCCACGACGAGGGTGTCGGGGCTGAGTTCAGCCGTCAACTCCCCCGACTTGCCATGCGGCAGGGCGAAGAAAACGACATCATGGCCGGCGAGCACAGACGGCTCGGTCGGCTGGAGTTCGAGGTGCGACAGCGACCGCAGATGCGGTTGCACATCGATCAAGCGCTGGCCAGCGTTGCTAAACGCTGTCACTGTTTGAACGTCGAGCTCTGGATGGGTGGACAAGAGGCGAAGAAGCTCGCCACCGGCATAACCGCTGGCGCCGGCCACAGCGACCGAAATTGACATGGATTTACCTTCAGTGGGGTTCGGAAACGAGAACACTTGCGGCGGCGTTTCACACGACCTCGTGGGTCATGGCAAAACTCCGCCTATCGTCGCTCGTCAGCCCCGCGCAGTACCGGCGAAGACGGCGCGACAAAGCGCAGCGAGAGTCGCTGGCAGCAGGCGCGGAGGTCGGTCACATTTCTAGCGTAGTGCCCCCAACGGGCGGCAAGCTAATCGACAAACACACAAAGCCGGTCGCCACCGCAATGGTGACGACCGGCTTTCGGCGTTTCTAGGTTTTTCTACTCGCGCAGTTCAGCTCCGACCCGCTCACCAGCGAGAGCGACGGCAGCGTTCTTCGCGTCGGTGGCTTCGACCTGCGTGAGCGTGCGATCCGGGGCGCGGAAGCGCAGAGCAAACGTCAGCGACTTGTGCGTTTCGGGGATGCCCGTGCCGCGGTAGTCGTCAACGAGGCGCACCTGTTCCAGAAGCTCGCCGGCCCCCTCGCGGATGAGAGCCAAGAGCTCTCCGGCCTGAACCTCGGTCGGCACCACCAGAGAAAGATCCTGGGTTGCCGCCGGGTAGGAGACAATTGGCGTCGCTGCGACATCCTCTGCCGCATGCTGAATCAGCACGGTGAGGTCGACTTCAAGCACCGCAACGACACGAGGCAGGTCGAGCTCCTGAGCGAGTGCGGGAAGCAGTTCACCGGCGTAGCCCACGGTCTTGTCACCCACGCGAAGTTCCGCGGTGCGGCCAGGGTGCATTGAGTGATGGCTGCCCGTGACAATGTCGATCTCCACCGAGAGCGTCGCCGCCACGTGCTGAACAGTTGCTAGAGCATCCGCGAGTCCACGGGAGACGGGCTGCTGGCCCGGTTGACGCGTCACGGCATCGCCAAGGAACAGCGCGGCGACGTGCCACGGCTGGTCCGGGATGCTCGAGCGAAGGTCCGCGAGATCAGCGTCGCTCGGCAGCTCGTAACCGAGAGGCAACGAGGCACTGCCGTAGCTACGGCCAGCTTCGGGCAGGAACACTGTTCCGACCTCGAAGAGCGCCAAGTCGGTCAGCCCACGAGACACGTTGCGGTGGGCGATCGCCGCGAGGCCTGGGATCAACGTGCGACGCATCGTGGCGGCATCCGGATCCAGAGCGTTGGCAAGCCTGATCGTTGTCGCTCCCCCGGCCTCCGGCGAACCAAAGAGGTCGTTCGAGTGCTGGGAGATGAACGGGTAGGCCAACACCTCGGTGAGACCGGATGCTGCAAGGCTGTTCGACACCGTACGTCGCAGTCGCTGCGCCCGCGTAAGCCCGCGGCCCGGAGGTGCAATCGGAAGCACGGCGGGAATGCGGTCGTAGCCCACGATGCGAGCCACTTCTTCAACGAGCGTTGTCTTATCGCCGAGGTCGGGGCGCCAGCTGGGCGGTGTGACGCTCCAGCCGGTGTCGGTTGATTCGACCGTTGCGCCGATCGCCTGCAGCGAATCAGTGATTTCGTCAGCGGAGTAGTGCACGCCGATGAGGCCCTGAGCGTAGCCCTCGGGCAGGTCAACGGCATCCGCGGTGTGATCGGCGAGCAGGTCGCTGCCGAGCTCATCGACGGTTCCGCCGCCCAACTCGACCAGCAGCTCGACGACGCGCGCCGCAGCGGCAGGAGCCACCAGCGGGTCGACTCCGCGCTCGAAGCGACGCGATGCTTCGCTGCCGAGCTTGTGGCGACGAGCGGTGCGCGCGATCGAAATAGGCTCGAAGTTTGCGGCTTCGATAAGCACGTTGGTGGAGGCATCCGTAATCTCGGTACTCGCACCACCCATGACGCCAGCAAGCCCGATCGGGCCTGACTCATCGGTGATCAGCAAATCCTCGGGGTTGAGCGTGCGGGCTTTGTCGTCGAGCGTCGTGAGGGTCTCCCCTGCGTGAGCGCGACGAACCCTGAGCCCACCGGCTACACGATCGAGGTCGTATGCGTGAATCGGCTGCCCGAGCTCGAGCATCACGTAGTTCGTAATGTCGACCGTGAGTGAGATCGAGCGGATGCCGGCCAGCGTCAGACGCGTAATCATCCACGTGGGCGTTGCCTTGGTGACATCCACGTTCCGTACGACACGCGTCACGAAGGCTCGCACTCCGGCGCGACCACGAATCGGTGCGTCATCAGCGATGACAACCGGGAATCCGCTGGCCTCGGTGATGGTAGGAGCATCAGCAGGGTCAGTAAATGTTGCCCCCGTGGAGAGCGCGTATTCGCGGGCGACGCCCCGGAGTGACATGGCGTAGCCGCGGTCGGGCGTGACATTGATCTCTACCGCGAAGTCATCGAGACCGAGCAGCTCGATCGCGCTCGTTCCGACCTCGGGATCGAGACCCAATGTGGACAACACGAGGATGCCGTCGTGCTCGTCTCCGAGACCGAGCTCACGAGTAGACGCGATCATTCCATCGGAGACGTGACCATAGGTCTTGCGCGCGGCAATGGGGAACGGGCCAGGAAGAACCGAACCGGGCAAAGTCACAACGACCTTGTCGCCGACAACAAAGTTGTGGGCTCCGCACACGATGCCGCGAGGCTCGGCTTCGCCAACGTCGACCTGGCACCAGTTGATGGTCTTGCCATTGGACTGGGGCTCGCCAACGAACTCGAGCACTTGGCCAACAACGACCGGGCCCGAGATATCGAAGCCGTGAACGTCTTCTTCTTCAAAGCCGACTTTGACGAGGGCGGCATGAACTTGCTCGTGCGTAATGTCTGCGGGGATCTCAACGAATTCCCGCAACCAACTCATGGGAACTTTCATCAGACCACCATTCCGAACTGCTGGGAGAAGCGAATATCGCCCTCGACCATGTCTCGCATGTCATTCATTTCATTGCGGAACTGGAGCGTGCGCTCAATTCCCATACCGAACGCAAAGCCCTGGTATTCCTCGGGGTCGATGCCGGCGGCACGCAAAACGTTCGGGTTGACCATGCCGCAGCCGCCCCACTCCACCCAGCGTGCGCCACCCTTAGCGTTCGGCTGCCAGACATCCATTTCAGCGCTGGGCTCCGTGAAGGGGAAGTAGTTGGGGCGCAGACGAATCTGGGCGCCCTCGCCGAACATGGCGCGAGCGAGATGCTCGAGCGTGCCGCGGAGGTGAGCCATCGTGAGGCCCTTGTCGATCGCGATGCCTTCCAGTTGGTGGAAGACGGGCGTGTGCGTGGCGTCGAGCTCGTCGGTGCGGAACACGCGACCGGGCGCGACGACGTACACCGGCAGCGGACGCTCAAGCAGAGAGCGGATCTGAACCGGGCTCGTGTGCGTGCGCAGCAGCAAGTGCGAGTCGACGGGGTCGATGAAGAAGGTGTCTTGCATCGCCCGCGCGGGGTGATCTTCGTCGAAGTTGAGCGCGTCGAAGTTGAACCACTCATTTTCGAGCTCGGGGCCTTCGGCGACCTCCCACCCCATGCCGACGAAGATGTCGCTCATGTGCTCCATGAGCAGGCTCAGCGGATGCCGGGCACCCTTAACATAGCGAGTGGCAACGGCCGTGACATCCACAGCCTCTGCCGCAAGCTTGGCCTGCTCTTCAGCGACGGCCAGCTCGGCCTCTC
Proteins encoded in this region:
- the argC gene encoding N-acetyl-gamma-glutamyl-phosphate reductase gives rise to the protein MSISVAVAGASGYAGGELLRLLSTHPELDVQTVTAFSNAGQRLIDVQPHLRSLSHLELQPTEPSVLAGHDVVFFALPHGKSGELTAELSPDTLVVDCGADHRLTSPDDWAAFYGGEYFGAWDYGMPELLHAAGGTQRQALTGSKRIAVPGCNVTAITLALAPGIRSSLIEAEDIVAVLAVGPSGAGKSLKVNLLASEMMGSASAYAVGGTHRHTPEIAQNLKVAGAASVTVSFTPMLVPMSRGILATTTAKLADGVTAAQVREAWETAYADEPFVHVLPEGQFPRTADTLGANTALIGLAIDEAARRVVVISAIDNLVKGTAGAAIQSTNIALGLEETLGLALDGVAP
- the pheT gene encoding phenylalanine--tRNA ligase subunit beta; the encoded protein is MKVPMSWLREFVEIPADITHEQVHAALVKVGFEEEDVHGFDISGPVVVGQVLEFVGEPQSNGKTINWCQVDVGEAEPRGIVCGAHNFVVGDKVVVTLPGSVLPGPFPIAARKTYGHVSDGMIASTRELGLGDEHDGILVLSTLGLDPEVGTSAIELLGLDDFAVEINVTPDRGYAMSLRGVAREYALSTGATFTDPADAPTITEASGFPVVIADDAPIRGRAGVRAFVTRVVRNVDVTKATPTWMITRLTLAGIRSISLTVDITNYVMLELGQPIHAYDLDRVAGGLRVRRAHAGETLTTLDDKARTLNPEDLLITDESGPIGLAGVMGGASTEITDASTNVLIEAANFEPISIARTARRHKLGSEASRRFERGVDPLVAPAAAARVVELLVELGGGTVDELGSDLLADHTADAVDLPEGYAQGLIGVHYSADEITDSLQAIGATVESTDTGWSVTPPSWRPDLGDKTTLVEEVARIVGYDRIPAVLPIAPPGRGLTRAQRLRRTVSNSLAASGLTEVLAYPFISQHSNDLFGSPEAGGATTIRLANALDPDAATMRRTLIPGLAAIAHRNVSRGLTDLALFEVGTVFLPEAGRSYGSASLPLGYELPSDADLADLRSSIPDQPWHVAALFLGDAVTRQPGQQPVSRGLADALATVQHVAATLSVEIDIVTGSHHSMHPGRTAELRVGDKTVGYAGELLPALAQELDLPRVVAVLEVDLTVLIQHAAEDVAATPIVSYPAATQDLSLVVPTEVQAGELLALIREGAGELLEQVRLVDDYRGTGIPETHKSLTFALRFRAPDRTLTQVEATDAKNAAVALAGERVGAELRE
- the pheS gene encoding phenylalanine--tRNA ligase subunit alpha, which codes for MSEPTPITEPAVTAAVEAALAAIESAATMADLKTVRGAHLAEGSPLAALNAQMKNVAPADRAATGKLIGGARGRVNGAFSAREAELAVAEEQAKLAAEAVDVTAVATRYVKGARHPLSLLMEHMSDIFVGMGWEVAEGPELENEWFNFDALNFDEDHPARAMQDTFFIDPVDSHLLLRTHTSPVQIRSLLERPLPVYVVAPGRVFRTDELDATHTPVFHQLEGIAIDKGLTMAHLRGTLEHLARAMFGEGAQIRLRPNYFPFTEPSAEMDVWQPNAKGGARWVEWGGCGMVNPNVLRAAGIDPEEYQGFAFGMGIERTLQFRNEMNDMRDMVEGDIRFSQQFGMVV